One region of Chelonoidis abingdonii isolate Lonesome George chromosome 14, CheloAbing_2.0, whole genome shotgun sequence genomic DNA includes:
- the LOC116834302 gene encoding olfactory receptor 10A7-like — translation MIRKELLIWKALFTAVAYDRYVAICHSLRYVAIMERRSCAWILASSWLSGIPVSIIQTTLVFFSLFCGPNKIDHFFCDVAPVPWLVCADTSHNEMSNITVTVVFLATPFILILTSYAHIIASILKMSSPRSRHRTISTCSSHLVMVTFFYGSGIIMYLHPRSSHMPENDKLLSLFYIVVIPMLKPIIYNLRNEDVKGALRRRVAGKRSSPLQ, via the exons ATGATAAGAAAGGAGCTCTTGATCTGGAAG GCTCTGTTCACTGCTGTGGCCTATGACCGCTATGTGGCCATATGCCACTCTCTGCGCTATGTGGCCATCATGGAGAGGAGGTCTTGTGCCTGGATTCTGGCCAGCTCATGGCTGAGTGGGATTCCTGTCTCCATCATCCAGACCACACTGGTCTTCTTCTCCCTATTCTGTGGCCCCAACAAAATTGACCATTTTTTCTGCGATGTGGCGCCGGTGCCTTGGCTGGTCTGTGCTGACACATCCCACAATGAGATGTCCAATATCACGGTTACCGTGGTCTTCCTCGCCACCCCCTTCATCCTCATCCTCACCTCCTATGCCCACATCATCGCTTCCATCCTGAAAATGTCCTCCCCGAGGAGCAGGCACAGAACCATCTCCACCTGCTCTTCACACCTGGTGATGGTGACATTCTTTTATGGCTCCGGCATTATCATGTATCTGCATCCCAGATCCAGCCACATGCCAGAGAATGACAAGCTGTTGTCCCTCTTCTATATTGTGGTCATTCCCATGCTGAAACCCATCATCTACAACCTGAGGAACGAGGATGTGAAGGGGGCACTGCGGAGGAGAGTGGCTGGAAAGAGGTCATCCCCATTACAATAA